One Megalopta genalis isolate 19385.01 chromosome 5, iyMegGena1_principal, whole genome shotgun sequence DNA window includes the following coding sequences:
- the RpII15 gene encoding RNA polymerase II subunit RpII15: protein MSKITGYDTHDDGPGFVGIRFCQECNNMLYPKEDKENKVLMYACRNCDFKQLADSNCIYVNKIMHEIDELTHIVADVISDPTLPRTEEHPCPKCNHREAVFFQAQTRRAEEEMRLYYVCTNQHCSHRWTE, encoded by the exons ATGTCAAAAATAACTGGATACGATACACACGATGACGGACCAGGTTTTGTTGGTATTCGATTTTGTCAGGAATGCAATAATATGTTGTATCCTAAAGAAGACAAAGAAAATAAAGTACTGATGTATGCT TGTAGAAACTGCGATTTCAAACAACTGGCCGATAGTAATTGTATTTATGTGAACAAAATTATGCACGAGATTGA CGAACTAACACATATTGTAGCAGATGTGATATCAGATCCTACTTTACCGAGAACAGAGGAACACCCGTGTCCAAAGTGTAATCACAGGGAAGCTGTATTTTTCCAAGCACAGACCAGGCGAGCGGAAGAAGAAATGAGATTATATTATGTCTGCACCAATCAACATTGTTCTCATAGGTGgacagaataa
- the ND-49 gene encoding NADH dehydrogenase (ubiquinone) 49 kDa subunit produces the protein MAARALTSVLRSRKGFIGLWNEKGLCATACRTGNSFCIGSQQRDAHKYYPTCEEIARAVEYERCYYPRKSFWDKYLVDTSDKADLKNMVINFGPQHPAAHGVLRLILELSGEHVQRADPHIGLLHRGTEKLIEYKTYIQALPYFDRLDYVSMMCNEECFSLAIEKLLNIEVPLRAKYIRTLFGEITRILNHIMGVGTHALDVGAMTPFFWLFEEREKLMEFYERVSGARMHAAYVRPGGVSLDMPLGLMDDIYEWASKYAERLDEVEDMLTSNRVWISRTRNIGVLSAEDALNWGCSGVMLRGSGIKWDLRKVAPYDAYDLVDFDVPIGKHGDCYDRYLCRIEEMRQSLRIIYQCLNKMPPGEVRIDDAKIVPPRREEMKTSMEALIHHFKLFTQGFAVPPGATYTAIEAPKGEFGVYLVSDGSSKPYRCKIKAPGFAHLSALRHMGPGCMVADIVAIIGTLDVVFGEIDR, from the exons ATGGCGGCCAGAGCGTTGACATCCGTTCTACGATCACGAAAAGGATTTATTGGATTATGGAACGAGAAAGGACTGTGCGCTACTGCTTGCAGGACAGGAAATTCGTTCTGCATAGGAAG TCAGCAGCGGGACGCTCATAAGTATTATCCGACCTGTGAGGAAATTGCGCGGGCAGTGGAGTACGAAAGGTGCTACTATCCAAGAAAATCCTTCTGGGATAAATACCTCGTCGATACAAGCGACAAGGCAGATCTTAAAAACATGGTCATCAATTTTGGACCTCAACATCCAGCCGCGCACGGTGTACTGCGATTGATTTTAGAGCTCTCCGGAGAACACGTCCAACGTGCCGATCCACATATAGGTCTTTTGCATCGTGGTACAGAAAAGTTGATAGAATACAAAACCTACATACAGGCTTTACCTTATTTCGATCGGCTGGATTACGTTTCTATGATGTGTAACGAAGAGTGTTTCTCCTTGGCtattgaaaaattgctgaacatAGAAGTACCGTTACGAGCGAAATATATTAGAA CACTTTTCGGTGAGATTACAAGAATCTTGAATCACATTATGGGCGTTGGAACGCATGCGTTGGACGTCGGCGCTATGACGCCTTTCTTCTGGTTGTTCGAAGAGCGGGAGAAGCTGATGGAGTTTTACGAACGTGTCAGCGGTGCACGAATGCACGCCGCTTATGTCCGTCCTGGCGGTGTTTCATTGGACATGCCGCTCGGTTTAATGGACGACATATACGAATGGGCGTCAAAATATGCGGAACGTTTGGACGAGGTAGAAGACATGCTGACCTCGAACAGAGTTTGGATTTCTCGCACACGCAACATTGGAGTACTATCTGCGGAGGATGCGCTGAATTGGGGTTGTAGCGGAGTAATGTTGCGCGGCTCGGGAATCAAATGGGATTTGAGGAAAGTTGCTCCTTACGACGCTTACGATCTCGTTGATTTTGATGTTCCTATTGGCAAACATGGCGACTGTTACGACAG GTATCTTTGCCGCATCGAAGAGATGCGTCAATCGCTGCGGATTATATATCAGTGTCTAAATAAGATGCCACCGGGCGAAGTTAGAATAGACGATGCGAAAATAGTTCCGCCGCGACGAGAGGAAATGAAGACCAGTATGGAGGCTTTGATCCATCATTTCAAGCTGTTCACGCAAGGTTTTGCCGTGCCTCCGGGTGCCACCTACACCGCGATCGAAGCACCGAAGGGAGAATTTGGGGTTTATCTTGTAAGCGACGGTAGCAGCAAGCCTTACAGGTGCAAGATCAAAGCTCCGGGCTTTGCTCACTTGTCCGCGTTGCGTCATATGGGTCCGGGTTGTATGGTCGCCGATATTGTAGCGATCATCGGCACCCTGGACGTTGTTTTCGGCGAAATCGACAGATAA